One part of the Corynebacterium aurimucosum ATCC 700975 genome encodes these proteins:
- a CDS encoding protoporphyrinogen oxidase, whose translation MKIAIIGAGLAGLTAAWEIKQNTEGSHDIFVFEAADRIGGKLHTVAFNGGPTDMGAEAFIRRRQDAVDFFTELGLQDSFVEPNPELRPRVYTGGELHFLPQGGVMGIPSEPQDFFSEATNERITNEQPFEWEIGGDVSVGQLVRQQYGDDVVDHVVSALLGGVYSCSADDLGLRATVPHLAATLDSLAKDGPVTLSAAIKQIESGRSPAEGSVFGTFKGGYAELYEALAEKSGAQIHLDTFVSGVTRKGDAFEVKGAPGDIGPFDRVLFATPAPTTARLLKAVAPEAAQELSTVQLASSVVVGFNFASATDPEGNSLPEATGILVASDEPGVHAKAFTLSSNKWPHLNEREGFLVRASFGRFGDDALVRAEEDDLVDYALDDLQKITGFDGRAAGVEEIYTQRWFGGIPRYDEKHLATVAAVRAKLADVPGIATAGAWADGVGVPAVIAGARAAAQALVS comes from the coding sequence ATGAAGATCGCGATCATCGGTGCGGGCCTCGCGGGCCTCACCGCGGCATGGGAAATCAAGCAGAACACTGAGGGCTCCCACGACATCTTCGTCTTCGAAGCAGCCGACCGCATCGGCGGCAAGCTGCACACCGTGGCCTTCAACGGCGGTCCGACGGACATGGGCGCGGAGGCCTTCATCCGCCGCCGCCAGGACGCTGTGGACTTCTTCACGGAGCTCGGCCTGCAGGATTCCTTCGTGGAGCCCAATCCGGAGTTGCGCCCGCGCGTGTACACCGGCGGCGAGCTGCACTTCCTGCCGCAGGGCGGGGTCATGGGTATTCCTTCCGAGCCGCAGGACTTCTTCTCCGAGGCGACCAACGAGCGCATCACCAACGAGCAGCCCTTCGAGTGGGAAATCGGTGGGGATGTGTCCGTGGGCCAGCTTGTGCGCCAGCAGTACGGCGATGACGTGGTGGACCACGTGGTCTCCGCGCTGCTCGGTGGTGTCTACTCCTGCTCGGCCGATGATCTGGGCCTGCGCGCCACGGTTCCGCACCTGGCAGCCACGCTGGACTCCCTGGCGAAGGACGGCCCCGTCACACTGTCGGCGGCAATCAAGCAGATCGAGTCCGGCCGCAGCCCGGCCGAGGGCTCCGTCTTCGGCACCTTTAAGGGCGGCTATGCCGAGCTTTATGAGGCCCTCGCTGAGAAGTCCGGTGCGCAGATCCACCTGGACACCTTCGTTTCCGGCGTGACGCGCAAGGGTGATGCCTTCGAGGTCAAGGGCGCGCCGGGGGATATCGGTCCCTTCGACCGCGTGCTCTTTGCCACCCCGGCACCCACGACTGCGCGCCTGCTCAAGGCCGTGGCCCCCGAGGCCGCCCAGGAGCTGTCCACTGTCCAGTTGGCCTCCTCTGTGGTCGTTGGCTTCAACTTCGCCTCTGCCACGGATCCGGAGGGCAACTCCCTTCCGGAGGCCACCGGCATTCTCGTCGCCTCGGATGAGCCCGGCGTGCACGCCAAGGCCTTCACACTCTCCTCTAATAAGTGGCCGCACCTGAACGAGCGCGAGGGCTTCCTCGTGCGCGCCTCCTTCGGCCGCTTCGGCGATGATGCCCTCGTGCGCGCGGAGGAGGACGACCTGGTGGACTATGCCCTCGATGACCTGCAGAAGATCACAGGCTTCGACGGCCGCGCCGCCGGCGTGGAGGAGATCTACACGCAGCGCTGGTTCGGCGGCATCCCCCGCTATGACGAAAAGCACCTGGCCACCGTTGCCGCGGTCCGCGCCAAGCTTGCCGACGTCCCCGGTATCGCCACCGCCGGCGCCTGGGCCGATGGAGTCGGCGTGCCCGCCGTCATCGCGGGCGCCCGTGCTGCCGCGCAGGCACTCGTCAGCTAG
- a CDS encoding Txe/YoeB family addiction module toxin, with amino-acid sequence MILSWTEEAWEDYLWWQAHNKKILKRINSLIKDIARNGNEGIGKPEPLKFELAGFWSRRITEEHRLIYRIKGVTIEIAGCRYHY; translated from the coding sequence ATGATTCTTTCGTGGACAGAGGAAGCGTGGGAGGACTACCTCTGGTGGCAAGCTCACAACAAGAAGATCCTCAAGAGAATCAATAGCCTCATTAAAGACATTGCACGAAACGGCAATGAAGGGATAGGAAAACCCGAACCACTCAAGTTCGAGTTAGCCGGGTTCTGGTCTCGGCGAATTACGGAAGAGCACCGACTGATCTATCGCATTAAGGGCGTGACCATCGAGATTGCTGGGTGCAGATACCACTACTAG
- a CDS encoding type II toxin-antitoxin system Phd/YefM family antitoxin, with protein MKTMSYSESRARYAEVLQSVVDDREEVIITRSGHESAVIVSLDDYNSLRETAYLLRSPRNAQRLLDSIESLNTGEATEHELIEED; from the coding sequence ATGAAAACCATGTCCTACTCGGAATCGCGAGCAAGATACGCCGAGGTCCTACAGTCAGTCGTTGATGACCGTGAAGAAGTCATCATCACTCGCAGTGGTCATGAGTCTGCAGTCATCGTTTCCTTAGATGACTACAACTCTCTTCGCGAAACCGCTTACCTTCTGCGTTCCCCTCGCAATGCGCAGCGCCTGCTTGACTCCATCGAGAGTCTCAACACCGGGGAAGCAACGGAGCACGAACTCATTGAGGAAGACTAA
- a CDS encoding ABC-F family ATP-binding cassette domain-containing protein, whose amino-acid sequence MPISFSHLTVVWPDGTPCFTELTGTFSSHFMGLVGANGSGKSTLAKVLAGLIAPSSGTVSAGSVLYVDQDLGLHTSDTIADVFGATDVLSAIARIEAGEYSEELAATVGEQWDLAERIEGALDAAGIPFPLDRTIGTVSGGEAVTVALTAAFFRKPDFLILDEPTNNLDSESRQRLLELIRTAPMPVLVVSHDRELLEHADSIAELYHGTLREFEGNYSSYRAAIDAEQDSVQAKVRETKAEHRKQIRERAAMQTRIARDARRGKNFAASKRKPGMAMGLDKNRSERSAAGRSQQANDAVAAAQSAHDKAQRALRDDTHVHIDLPGTELPAGTRVLVSDLLSITGPERVRLAGPNGSGKTTFLNRVAQGDVEYALPCGYIRQRIVLPAEKSVFDIVREANPSADPQFLRDQLAQILFINDKIHQPVGQLSGGECFRVEIARVLLSDPAPRFLLLDEPTNNLDIPTTDWLVEVLTSYRGAFILVSHDEHVCEQLNLTRTVHVAP is encoded by the coding sequence ATGCCTATTTCTTTTTCTCATCTCACCGTCGTCTGGCCCGACGGCACCCCGTGTTTCACGGAACTCACCGGCACGTTTTCTTCCCACTTCATGGGCTTGGTGGGGGCGAATGGCTCCGGAAAATCAACGCTAGCCAAGGTCCTTGCAGGCCTTATTGCCCCGAGTTCGGGAACGGTATCCGCGGGCTCAGTCCTCTATGTCGACCAGGATTTAGGCCTCCACACGTCTGACACCATCGCCGATGTCTTTGGCGCAACAGATGTCCTCAGCGCCATTGCCCGCATTGAGGCTGGCGAATACTCGGAAGAGCTCGCCGCCACTGTTGGTGAGCAGTGGGATTTGGCAGAGCGCATCGAGGGGGCTCTCGACGCTGCGGGTATCCCCTTCCCGCTGGATCGCACTATCGGCACAGTGTCGGGTGGTGAAGCCGTGACAGTGGCGCTGACCGCCGCATTCTTTCGCAAGCCGGATTTCCTCATACTCGACGAGCCCACCAACAACCTGGACTCAGAATCGCGCCAGCGCCTCCTCGAGCTCATTCGCACCGCGCCGATGCCGGTTCTCGTCGTCTCGCACGACCGCGAGCTCCTCGAGCACGCGGATAGCATTGCGGAACTCTACCACGGAACACTGCGCGAATTCGAGGGAAACTACTCCTCCTACCGCGCAGCGATTGATGCTGAGCAGGATTCCGTGCAGGCCAAGGTCAGGGAAACCAAGGCCGAACACCGCAAACAGATCCGCGAGCGCGCCGCCATGCAGACCCGCATTGCCCGCGATGCCCGTCGCGGCAAGAACTTCGCCGCCTCGAAGCGCAAACCCGGCATGGCCATGGGCTTAGACAAGAACCGTTCCGAGCGCTCGGCCGCTGGGCGTTCTCAACAGGCCAACGATGCAGTGGCTGCAGCCCAGTCGGCGCACGACAAGGCACAGCGCGCGCTTCGCGACGACACCCATGTCCACATCGATCTCCCCGGCACTGAGCTGCCCGCGGGCACCCGCGTGTTGGTCAGCGATCTGCTCAGTATTACTGGCCCCGAGCGTGTTCGCCTCGCCGGCCCCAACGGCAGCGGCAAGACCACCTTCCTCAACCGCGTTGCTCAGGGCGACGTCGAGTACGCGCTGCCCTGCGGATACATCCGCCAACGCATCGTCTTGCCCGCGGAGAAGTCGGTGTTCGACATCGTGCGGGAGGCCAACCCCAGCGCGGACCCGCAATTCCTGCGCGACCAGCTGGCGCAAATACTCTTCATCAACGACAAGATCCACCAGCCCGTGGGCCAGCTTTCTGGTGGCGAGTGCTTCCGCGTCGAAATCGCCCGCGTCCTGCTCAGCGACCCGGCACCGCGCTTTCTGCTTCTCGACGAACCGACGAACAACCTCGATATCCCCACCACCGACTGGCTGGTTGAGGTGCTCACGAGCTACCGCGGGGCATTCATCCTAGTCAGCCACGACGAGCACGTATGCGAGCAGCTCAATCTGACGCGCACCGTTCACGTGGCCCCATAA
- a CDS encoding ABC transporter ATP-binding protein → MLSIDADYGHSTPLGHLEKDFAPGHIYGLAGPNGSGKSTLLATLGGELAPLDGAVEWDGHPIGTKEQPGAVITVAEPVFLPDLTVGEHLDLMGKAAGVDVAKLCELWTLEPLLPHPASRLSSGQRQRVFLAAQLYQPARAVLIDEPERHLDTAWTEFLASELRYLADEENRCIVVASHSDTITQACDEVVQL, encoded by the coding sequence ATGCTTTCCATCGACGCCGATTATGGGCATTCCACGCCCCTTGGACATCTTGAGAAGGACTTCGCCCCAGGCCACATTTATGGCCTCGCTGGGCCCAATGGTTCAGGTAAGTCCACGTTGCTCGCAACGCTCGGCGGGGAGCTTGCCCCTCTCGATGGAGCAGTGGAGTGGGACGGACATCCTATCGGCACGAAGGAACAGCCGGGTGCTGTGATTACGGTTGCCGAGCCGGTTTTCCTCCCCGACCTCACCGTTGGCGAGCACCTGGACTTGATGGGGAAGGCGGCAGGGGTGGACGTCGCCAAGCTCTGCGAACTCTGGACGCTTGAGCCTCTCCTTCCGCACCCCGCCTCGCGCCTGTCCTCGGGCCAGCGCCAACGCGTTTTTCTGGCCGCGCAACTATACCAGCCGGCACGTGCAGTGCTTATCGACGAGCCCGAGCGCCACCTCGACACCGCCTGGACCGAGTTTCTCGCCAGCGAATTGCGCTACCTAGCCGACGAGGAGAATCGCTGCATCGTCGTGGCCTCGCATTCCGACACCATCACCCAGGCCTGCGACGAGGTGGTGCAGCTGTGA
- a CDS encoding NAD(P)-dependent oxidoreductase: MKIAFLGTGRMGTELARHLLKNHELTVWNRTAERAQPLVDAGAALADSPTAAVEGAEVIITSLFGPDDIREQVIDTNLIPEGVTWIDTTTVSPEAAREFAAAVDSYVHAPVVGSLGPAREGKLGVYVGTPDDDRRELAMTIAELWADENKLIGVESAATAAIGKLLANLALAVTAEGVLEALHLGESEGLDSEVILEMLDITGLAFMKNMKGPFITGERNTTPGDFTVDALCKDAKLMEMTANKPLPAVAAAIERFEEQQAMGHGDQDFSSIFVFRNKG; this comes from the coding sequence ATGAAGATTGCATTCCTTGGTACTGGCCGTATGGGCACCGAGCTCGCCCGACACCTCCTCAAGAACCATGAGCTCACCGTGTGGAACCGCACCGCCGAGCGCGCGCAGCCGCTGGTCGACGCCGGCGCTGCCCTCGCCGATTCCCCCACCGCCGCCGTGGAGGGCGCAGAGGTCATCATCACCTCGCTCTTTGGGCCCGATGACATCCGTGAGCAAGTCATTGATACCAACCTCATCCCCGAGGGTGTGACCTGGATCGATACCACGACCGTTTCCCCCGAGGCCGCCCGCGAATTCGCCGCAGCGGTCGACTCTTATGTCCACGCGCCCGTCGTTGGCTCGCTTGGCCCGGCGCGCGAAGGCAAGCTCGGCGTCTATGTGGGCACGCCTGACGACGACCGCCGCGAGCTCGCCATGACCATTGCCGAGCTCTGGGCCGACGAGAACAAGCTCATCGGCGTAGAATCCGCCGCCACCGCGGCGATTGGCAAACTCCTGGCCAACCTAGCCCTCGCCGTTACTGCGGAGGGAGTGCTGGAGGCACTGCACCTCGGTGAGTCTGAGGGCCTCGATTCCGAGGTCATCCTCGAGATGCTCGACATCACCGGCCTGGCCTTCATGAAGAACATGAAGGGGCCGTTCATCACCGGCGAGCGCAACACCACTCCGGGTGACTTCACCGTGGATGCCCTGTGCAAGGACGCCAAGCTCATGGAGATGACCGCCAACAAGCCGCTGCCTGCGGTGGCCGCCGCCATCGAACGCTTTGAGGAGCAGCAGGCCATGGGCCACGGCGACCAGGACTTCTCCTCCATCTTCGTCTTCCGCAACAAGGGCTAG
- a CDS encoding DMT family transporter: MAWFVLIFSGAFEAVWAAALDKSEGFSRLWPSVIFFVACAISMGGLGWAMKSIPVGTAYAVWAGVGAVVTVIYSFAAGHEAATVWKVLFLAMIIGGIVGLKVVH; the protein is encoded by the coding sequence ATGGCGTGGTTCGTGTTGATTTTCTCCGGTGCCTTTGAGGCTGTGTGGGCAGCAGCGCTGGATAAGTCGGAGGGCTTTAGCCGCCTGTGGCCCTCGGTGATCTTTTTCGTTGCCTGCGCCATTTCGATGGGCGGGCTGGGCTGGGCCATGAAGTCCATCCCCGTGGGCACCGCATATGCGGTGTGGGCCGGCGTGGGCGCGGTGGTTACCGTCATCTATTCCTTCGCCGCCGGACATGAGGCGGCCACGGTATGGAAGGTGCTATTCCTCGCCATGATCATTGGTGGGATCGTGGGCCTGAAGGTGGTGCACTAG